The following coding sequences lie in one Hippopotamus amphibius kiboko isolate mHipAmp2 chromosome 7, mHipAmp2.hap2, whole genome shotgun sequence genomic window:
- the NAT8 gene encoding N-acetyltransferase 8, which produces MPSSLLDFESQTQKSSMAPYQIHEYQENDREGVMGLFSKAMTEHIPTTFLHLLKLPQTLVLLFGGPLAVFLVSGSWVLAFLASLALLAALTFLAKYLWTQFEVMYLHTDMSDITKSYFSESGSCFWVAESERQVVGMVGGLPVKPTLQKKQLQLLHLCVALEHRGQGIAKALVRTVLKFARDQGYSEVVLNTSILQYSALALYQRLGFQNTSQFFYSISYKLLALPFIQFTYRLPSAQVPQALEQGGSL; this is translated from the coding sequence ATGCCTAGCTCTCTCTTGGACTTCGAGAGCCAGACACAGAAGTCTTCCATGGCTCCTTATCAAATCCATGAATACCAGGAAAATGATCGCGAAGGGGTCATGGGCTTGTTCTCCAAGGCGATGACTGAGCACATTCCCACCACCTTCCTCCACCTCCTGAAGCTGCCCCAAACCCTTGTGCTTTTGTTTGGGGGGCCTCTTGCCGTATTCTTGGTCTCTGGCTCCTGGGTCCTGGCCTTCCTGGCCAGCCTTGCCCTCCTTGCTGCCCTGACGTTTCTTGCCAAATACCTCTGGACTCAGTTTGAAGTCATGTATTTGCACACAGACATGTCTGACATCACCAAATCCTACTTCAGTGAGAGTGGCTCCTGCTTCTGGGTGgctgagtctgagaggcaggtgGTGGGCATGGTGGGAGGGCTGCCCGTTAAGCCCACcctgcagaaaaagcagttgcAGCTACTTCATCTATGTGTGGCCCTGGAGCACCGTGGTCAGGGGATAGCAAAAGCCCTGGTCAGGACTGTCCTCAAGTTTGCACGGGACCAGGGCTACAGTGAAGTGGTCCTCAACACCAGCATACTGCAGTACTCTGCCCTGGCCCTTTACCAGCGCCTCGGCTTCCAGAACACCAGCCAGTTTTTCTACTCCATAAGCTATAAGCTACTTGCTCTACCTTTCATTCAATTTACCTACCGCCTCCCTTCTGCTCAGGTCCCTCAGGcactggagcagggagggagccTGTAA